TGGTTTTCGCCAAGGTGGTGGAGCTGCGCAGCTTTGCCGCCGCCGCACGGCAGCTGGATCTGACCACCTCGGCCGTCAGCCGCAGCGTGGGCCGGCTCGAAGCCCACTGGGGCGTGCAACTGCTGCACCGCACAACCCGCTCCCTGTCCCTGACCGAGCTCGGAGCCGAGGTCTATGCCGCCTGCAGCCAGCTGGCACAGACGGCCAGCGATATCCACGCCATCGCCGGCCATTACAGCGGCGTGCCGCGCGGCACGGTGCGACTGACGGCACCGACCATCTTTGGGGAAATCTGGCTCAGTGCCCAGTTGCCTGCACTGCGCCGCCAATGGCCCGAGCTTGAGGTCGCCGTCAGCCTCAGCGACCAGATGCAGGACCTGGCGCAGCAAGGTCTGGATCTGGCCATCCGCCTGACCCGGCCCGAACAGCTACCGCCGCATATGGTGGCGCGCGAGCTGCGCCAGGTGCGCTACATCGCCGTGGCCTCGCCGGCCTACCTCAGGGGTCTGATCAAGCCGCCCGAGCATCCACAAGAGCTGGGACCCGAGCATGGCGTGGCATGCATCACGCTGGGCTATGGCGACTTTCAGAGCCGGCTGCAATGGGTGCACAGCCAAGATCGCAGCCCGGCGCCCGCAGTGACCGAAGTCGCCGTTCACTCTCCTTTGTCCATGGACAGCAGCACGGGCATCATCAATCTGGCGCTGCAGCACCAGGGTATAGGCCTGGTGGCAGACTTTGCCGCCCAGGCCGTGCTGAGCAGCGGCGCGCTGGTACAGGTGCTGCCCGACTGGCAGTTGACGGGCAACTACGCGCCGCGCACCGCTTATGCGCTGTATATGCCCTCGCGCCACCTGCCGCTCAAGGTGCGGGCGCTGATTGATCACCTAGTCGAGGCCGGCAAGCATTAAACCCGTAACTCAAGCTGGCCCAATCGCAGCCGCCTGATGGTCAGCCGCATCGGCAGTCGCTGCAGCGGCTTGTGGCCAGAAAAGAGCCCGCACTTCGGCGCTGGCATAAGGCAGGATCAGCGCCATCCCGCTCAGCATCCCGCCCGCACCAGCAGCTGCATCACCCACACCCGATTGCAAAATCGGCCCCGTAAAACAGGACAACAGCAAGCCGGCTAGCGTCGAGCTGATAGCCAGACTCGGCGCCCAGCTCCTGAAGCGCAGTTGCCCGTAAAAAGAAGCCAGCGTAGTCACAACCACCACCGCCATGGCCAGCCATACCCCTGGCGGATAACTCTTGATGCCACCGAACTGCACCATGCTGTCATACACCGACTTCAGACTCGCCGGGATCAGCGCAGAAAAGGAATCCAGGCACAGGCCCGCCACAGGGATGAGCATGGAGGCAAGAACAATGGCCCGGTATGTTGATTTCTTCAATTCCCTCTCCCTCGATGCTTTGAGCGCGCATCGTATTGGGATATCCCCATTCGCCCGCTACAAGCTTGTGGACAATACCCACCACTCAACGGGATAAGCGTATCAAGCCATTGTTCTGCAAAGATTTTTCAATGCCCGCTTAATTTTTAAGCAAATCACGCTATACGGCTCTTAAAGCCTGCAAACTCCGCATTTCATAGCAGCTCACGTCCACCCAAATTGGGCCGTAGCCCAGTTTTCCCCACTAAATCACTACAAGCTTGTGGACAAACCGGAGCAAGCACTTGAATAAGCGACCTAACTCCTTGTCACATTAGGAAAAACGGGGGTCTGATTATTTTTTAATCAGCACCCCGTTTATGCACTAAAACTCAGCAACTCAGCGACTCAGCGCAGCGGCCCTTGCCAATCTCCCCGGCGGTAGGCACTGTCCCAGAACATCCATTCCAGCCGGGCCGCATCCTTATAGGCGGCATGCATGGCTGCGCGCGTGGCCTCGGTGGCCTCCTCGGCCAGGCGATCCACCGTGGCGCAAACGCCGCGCACCGCCGCATGAAACTCCTCGCTGGCATAGGTGTCCACCCAGGCCTGATACGGATTGTCCTTGGCCGAGCGCGCGTGAATGTCGCGCCCCACCTCGGCATAAATCCAGAAGCAGGGCAGCAGCGCGGCCACGGCCACCGGGTAAGCGGTGCTCCATGCCGTGGCCAGCAGATAGCTGGTGTAGTGATGACAGGCCGGCGTCAGCGGCGTAGCCGCGAACTGCTCGGGCGTGATGCCGAAGTCGCGCATGAAGCCCCCATGCAGGGCACGCTCCACCACCACGGCCTCATTGGCGGCATTGGCAAACTGCACCACGCCTTCGGCGTTATCGGATTTGGCCGCCGTCACGGCCAGCGCGCGACCATAGGCGACGAGGTAATGCGCATCCTGAATCATGTAGTGGCAAAAGCGCTCCCGACTCAACGTGCCGGCCGCCAGCTCCTGGTTGAAGGGCAGCTCCAGGGTGCTCTGAAACAGCGCCTGGTTGGCATTCCACAGGCTTTGGCTGAAAGACATGATTCGACTCTCCACTTCAAGAATTCATAGCAGCCAGCGCTTTGCTGACTGCATTAGAGGCTGTTTTACCTGAAATAAGCCATTTGCTATTCATACCGCTGCGGCTTTGAGGTCAAAGCTGTATTGCAGCTGATGCGCTCCATTCGCCCCCCGAATTTGTCCGCCGATTCATGCAAGCGCCAAACCGATGAACAAGGCAGGGGAAACCATAGGCACCAAAAGCCTCATTAGCCTCATTAGCCCCATTGACTGACTGATCAGTCAGTTCATAGACTTGCATCAAGGAATCACCAAAACATCACATGTATTGAAAGGAGCCTGGGGAATGAATACCCATTTTGCAAACGAGCTTCACCGACGCGCCACACATGCCATGCACACCGGACTGGCCGACGCCGATACACAGGGCGGGCAGGTCGCAGTCTCCCAATACACCAGCGACGAGCAGACCACGCAGGAGTTGCGCTTGTTGCGCCAGTTTCCCCAGCCCGTGGCCGGTAGCTCATCCATTCCCGCGCCCGGCGCCTGGCTGTCGCTGAGTCCATTCGATGTTCCGCTGCTGTTGGTCAGGCAATCCGACGGAGCCGTCCACGCTTTCTTGAATGTCTGCCGCCACCGCGGCGCACGCGTTGTGGCCGAGGGCAGCGGCACCGAAACACGAGCCTTCATCTGCCCCTACCACGCATGGACTTACCAGCCCGATGGTGGCTTGCGAGGTGTTCCCGACTCCTTCGGCTTCCCCAGCCTGAAGAAAGAGAAGTCCGGTCTCAAAAGGCTGGCCGCCGTAGAGCGAGGCGGCGTCATCTGGGTTGTGCTTGACCCCACATCACCCATCAGAGATATCGGCACACACCTGGGCCCGCTCATGGAGAACCTGGAGTCGCTGGACGGGCTCCACTCCCCCGTGTCCTATGCGCAGCGCTCGCTCGAAGTCAACGCCAACTGGAAGCTGCTGATAGATGGCATCTTTGAAGCCTATCACTTCAAGGTTGCGCACCGCCAGACCATTGCCCACATGTTCATGAACAACCTGCAACTGGTGGACGAATTTGACCTGCACCGGCGCTTGTACCTCATCAAGTCCCGCTTTCCAAAAGAGCAACCCGAAGCAAACGGCTTCGACCCGCGCAAGTACGGCAACCTGACTTACTACTTCTTTCCCAACACGATGATCCTGGTCCAGCCCGACCACGGGCAGCTCAGCTACCTGGAGCCGCTCAGCGCCTCCCGCACACGGATTCATGAGATCACACTGATTCCGACAGAGCCCGCCACGGACAAGGCCGCTGCGTACTGGAACGCCAACGTGGACCTGTACCGCCGGACTCTGGCCGAAGACTACGCCCTCGCAGAGTCCATACAGGCCGGCCTGGCCTCAGGCGCCAATGACAACCTCACCTTTGGCTCTTTCGAGTACAGCGCGCCCCGCTTTCACACGCAGCTCCAACAACAGCTGGACTCACTCCAACCCAGCCCTCAGACCCATAAGCCTGTGAAGACAGCCACTAGCTGACCCCTTCCCTGTGCATTTGCCTCTGCGTTTGATTGAGCCACGACCACCTGCTGAGACCCACACAGCATTTCAGGAGATAAGCCATGAGCGCCCAGAATCTGATCGACTGCCTGATGCAGCAAGCAGAGCAATCCCCGCAAACCGCCCTGTTCACTGCCGGCCTCCGAACCGTCAGCTTTGCGGAGATGAACCGCCAGACCAACCAGTTGGCGAACGCGCTGAAATCACTGGGGGTGGGACCGCAGGACCGGGTTGCTTTGCTGAGCAAGAGCCAGATTGATTCCGCCCTGCTGATTTTTGCCTGCATGAAAATCGGTGCCGTTGGCATGCCGATCAACTGGCGCTTCAGCGTGGATGAGGTGCGCTTTGTGCTTGAAGATTCAGACGCCCACGTGCTGATCATCGACACGGAGTTTCTGGACCGTATCGACGCTCGCAGTACTTCGTCAGGACTGCGCATCTTTACGACAGATGGTGCCGATCCCGAACACCAACGGCTGGGCTCCTGGCTCGCAGCGTTTAGCGACCAATTACCCGCTACCACCCTGGAGGCCCACCGGGCCGCGATTCACATCTATTCCTCAGGCACCACCGGCCAGCCCAAGGGCGTGGTGCTCACCCACAAGAGCCTGCTATCTGCCTGCCAAGTCACCACCGAGGCCTGGGGCCTTGAGCCTCATTCCGTGCTGGGCCACGTAGTGCCCATCTTTCACATCGCCGGCCTGCTGATTCTGCTGTTTCCTGTGTATATGGGTTGCCGGTGCGTGGCCTTTCGAGACTTCAAGCCCGCAAGCTTTCTCGCTGCCCTGTCCAATCAGTCGATCTCGCATGTACTCCTGGTGCCTGCCATGATCAACTTCCTGCTGGCCGAGCCAGCCAATACTGACCTTGATTTCAGCCGGCTCAAACTCATCGCTTATGGAGGCTCTCCCATCACCGAGCCCGTGCTGCAAGCAGCCATGCAACGATTTAACTGCGATTTCTCACAGATCTATGGACTGACTGAAGTTGCAGGCGTCGTCACCAACCTCACCCCCGAAGACCACCGCAAAGCTGCTGGACTACTGCGCTCGGGAGGACGCCCACTGCCGCGCACGGAACTGCGTATTGTGGATCCCGTCACCCTCACAGAGCTGGAGGACGGCCAGGTCGGTGAGGTCTGGATTCGCAGTGACCGCAATTTTCACGAGTACTGGCAAAAGCCCGAAGCCACCCAAGAGGTCTATCCCGAAGGCCGCGACGCCCTGGGCGGCTGGTTCCGCTCGGGTGACGCCGGCTACCTGCTCAACGGCTATCTATTCCTCAGTGACCGCATCAAGGACATGATCATTTCCGGCGCCGAGAACATATACCCAGCGGAGTTGGAGAACACCTTGATGAAACACCCGGCCATAGCGGACGGAGCCATCATCGGCGTGCCAGATCCCGTCTGGGGCGAGTCCGTCAAGGCCTGCGTCGTACTGCGCCCCGGAACCACACTCAGCGAAGACGAGTTGATCAATTTCATGCGCGAGCAAGTAGCGCACTTCAAGTGCCCGAAAAGCGTGGAGTTTCTGACAAGCCTACCGCGCACGGAATCAGGCAAGCTGCTCAAGCGCCAACTGCGCGCGCCGTACTGGGCGGGACAAGAGCGGGCCATCAACTGAACGAGCCACAGCACACGCGCCGCCTTCCGGCCTGCATCCTCCCGTTTCTATAATCACTGGATGCCCTGCAAACCGCTCTCTCGTAAAGAACTGATCCTGGATCGTGCCGAACAGCATTTCGCCGACCACGGATTTCAGGGGGCATCACTATCGGCCATCGCCCGTGACTGCCAGATTGGCAACCCCGGCCTGCTGCACCACTTTCCCAGCAAGGAAGTGCTGTACCGCACCGTGCTCGAGGCTCAGGCACACGAGCTGATGCAGCGCATGGAGCAAGGCGTCCGGTCCGAGGACCTGCTGCAACAGCGCCTGCAGGCCTTCATCTTGCTGCAGATCGAATGGATGCAGGCCCGCCCTTCGGGCTTCAAACTCATTACTCGCGAGCTGCTGGACAATTCCGAGCGCATTGAGCAGGCTCATACCCGGCCGCTAGAGACCTTTTTGTTCCAGAGTGTGGCCTTGATCGAGGAAGGTCAGTCCGCCGGATTGCTGCGTCAAGACATCGCTGCCGTTGCTTTGCTGACCATTATTCTGGGCAGCCTCAATTACGCACAGATCGTGCGCCCAACCTTCAGCAGAGCCTTTACCGAGCCAATCCTCAAGAGCCAGAGCCACTGGATGCAGCGCATCGCTGCCGATGTACTGCTACTCATCAGGGCTTCAGGCTCCGCCTTGAAAAAGACATAACGCAACCAGTTCAATCACGCTGTTTTTCCACCGCGAATTTCCTGTGCGCGGCCCTGCAGCCACTGGCTGAACACCCTCAGCGCCGGCGACGGTTGTGCCTCGGCCGCCAACTCGGGCGTGACCAGGTAATAGGCGCGGTTGCCGCGCAGCGGCTGGGGGCAGGCGACGATGAGGTCGCCGCGCGCAATCTCCTGCTCGATCAGCATGGGCGGGATCAGCGCCACGCCCAGACCCTGGCTGGCAGCCACGGCCAGCATGGAAAACAGCTCGAGCCGCATGCCGTCGAGCGCGCGCGGTGCATCGATATGCATCGCGTCGAACCACTGGCGCCAGCCCTGGGGGCGCGTGCTTTGCTGCAGCAGCGGCAGGCGCGCAATCACCTCGGGGCCCACCGGCAGCCAGGCGCGGCCCGGATCGCGCTGCTGGGCCGTGGCCAGCAGTTGCGGGCTGCACACGGGCACGACCTCTTCGTCCATCAGCCACTGCGCCTGCACGCCGGGCCAGCGTGCCACCTGCTCGGGCGTGCCCGCGTAGAGAGCGGCATCGAACACCGTGTCGGCAAACAGGAAAGGCCGGGTCTGCACATCGATATGCACAGTAATGTCTGGGTGCTGCTGTGCCAGTTGCGGCAGGCGCGGCAGCAGCCAGCGCGTGGCGAAAGTGGGCACGGCCGCCAGATTGATGGGGCCGCCCTCGCCCTGGTGACTCATCAGGTCCAGCGTGTCGCGCTCCAGCCCCTGCAGCCAGCGTCCCACCTGCTTGGCGTAATGCAGTCCCGCATCGGTGAGCAGCACGCCGTGGCGTGTGCGCTTGAACAGCGCCACGCCCACAAACTCCTCCAGCGCAATGATCTGCCGCGAAACGGCACTTTGCGTCAGCGACAACTCCTGTGCAGCCTTGGTGTAGCTGACATGGCGGGCAGCCGATTCAAAGCAGGCCAGAGCCTGGGTGGAAGGGAGAACTCTGCGCATATCTCTTGTGCTTAGAACGCATCAATCAATCTCAAAACAACGGGGAAACCCTGAATAATTCGTTTATACATGCGTTTTACTCATCCATAGATGATTATTCATCGTTTGCCAGCCCCTGTTCTGCGAACCTAATATGTGTGCAAGCACTCAGGCGGAAATACGCCTGCAACCCGACACCTTGCATTCAGGAGATGAACATGGCCAATGGCTACCAGTGGGACGACTGCTTCCAGCTCGACCAGCAACTGACCGAAGACGAGCGCATGATCCGCGACGCAGCGCGCGAGTACTGCCAGGACAAGCTCAAGCCTCGCGTGCAAGCCATGTTCCGCAACGAGTCCGTGGACGTCAGCATCTTCCGCGAGATGGGCGAGCTGGGCCTGCTGGGCCCCACCATCCCCACGCAATACGGTGGCGCGGGTCTGAACTATGTGAGCTACGGCCTGGTGGCGCGCGAGATCGAGCGTGTTGATTCGGGCTACCGTTCCATGGCCTCCGTGCAGTCCTCGCTGGTGATGGTGCCCATCAACGAATTCGGCACCGAAGCGCAGAAGATGAAATACCTGCCCAAGCTGGCTTCGGGCGAGTTCATCGGCTGCTTCGGCCTGACCGAGCCCGACCACGGCTCCGACCCTGGCTCCATGGCCACACGCGCCTACAAGGTCGACGGCGGCTACCGCCTCAAGGGCAACAAGATGTGGATCACCAACAGCCCTGTGGCCGACGTGTTCGTGGTCTGGGCCAAGGAAGTCTCCGAGGACGGCACTGTGGGCCAGATCCGCGGCTTTGTGCTGGAAAAGGGCATGAAGGGCCTGTCCGCCCCCGCCATCCACGGCAAGGTGGGCCTGCGCGCTTCCATCACCGGCGAAATCGTCATGGACGATGTGTTCTGCCCCGAAGAAAACGCCTTCCCCGAGGTTCGCGGCCTCAAGGGCCCATTCACCTGCCTGAACAGCGCCCGCTTCGGCATTGCCTGGGGCGCGCTGGGTGCGGCAGAAGACTGCTGGCACACCGCCCGCCAGTACACGCTGGACCGCAAGCAGTTCGGTCGCCCCCTGGCTGCCAACCAGCTGATCCAGAAGAAGCTGGCCGATATGCAGACCGAAATCACGCTGGGCCTGCAGGCCGCGCTGCGCGTGGGCCGCATGAAGGACGAGCACCAGAACGTGATCGAGATCACCTCTCTGGTCAAGCGCAACAACTGCGGCAAGTCGCTGGACATCGCCCGCATGGCGCGCGACATGCTGGGCGGCAACGGCATCAGCGACGAGTTCGGTGTGGCTCGCCACCTGGTGAACCTGGAAGTGGTGAACACCTACGAAGGCACGCACGATGTGCATGCGCTGATTCTGGGTCGCGCCCAGACCGGTATCGCGGCGTTTGCGAACTGATAGCACCCCCAGAGCGGCTGCGCCTAGGCGGCCCCGCCGCTTCCCCCTCTCTGGCGCTTCGCGCCGGAGGGGGACGGCAACCTCGCTGCGGGGCGGCGGGGCCACCCAGGCCCTTGCTTGTTGCCCTGGCCTCGGGATGATGGCAAAGATTGCTGTCACCGACACCTTCTGCTCACTATCTATTAACGAGCTAGTACCGTTTGATTTGTCTGGGTTTTGAATAGTTTTCAGCTCAGAACCCAGACAAATAAAGCGCAAGCAGCTATTTATTTCATTGTTTCGCTTTACGGAATCATCCGACATGAACGCAAGCTCCACCACTCCCATGGGCGCACTGGCAGGCATCAAGGTGCTGGATCTTTCCCGCGTGCTGGCGGGCCCCTGGGCCACTCAGATGCTGGCCGATCTGGGGGCCGACGTGGTCAAGGTGGAGCGCCCGGTTGCCGGCGACGACACACGCCACTGGGGGCCTCCGTTCCTCAGGGACGATGCGGGCAACGACACGCGCGAGGCCAGCTACTTCACGGCCTGCAACCGCAACAAGCGCAGCCTCACTGTGGACATGGCACACCCCGAGGGCCGGGCCCTGCTGCAGCGCATGGCGCAAGAGGCCGATGTGGTGGTGGAGAACTTCAAGACCGGAGGGCTCGCGCAATACGGCCTGGACTATGACAGTCTCAAGGCGCTGAACCCGCGCCTGGTTTACTGCTCCATCACGGGTTTCGGCCAGGATGGCCCTTATGCCGAGCGCGCCGGCTATGACCTCATGGTGCAGGCCATGTGCGGCCTGATGAGCATCACCGGCCATGCGGATGGCGAACCCGGCGGAGGTCCGCTCAAGGTCGGCGTGGCCGTGATCGACGTGTTCACGGGGCTGTATGCCAGCAATGCCATCCTGGCTGCACTCAACGCCCGCGACAATGCGAGAAACGGCACCGGCCAGGGCCAGTACATCGATATGGCGCTACTGGATGTGGGCATGGCCGTGCTGGCCAACCAGGCTGCAGGTTTTCTGGCCACCGGCCAGGCGCCGGGCCGCGCCGGCAATACCCACCCCAGCCTCGCTCCCTATCAGGACTTTCCGACATTGGACGGCAATGTGCTGCTGGCCATCGGCAATGACGGTCAGTTCGCGCGCTTTTGCGCAGCCATCGGCCAGGACGGCTGGGCTCTGGATGCACGCTTTGCCACCAATACCGCCCGTGTACAGAACCGTGCGGCACTGCTGGAGTTGATGAAGCCACAGATGCTTGAACGCAGCACGGCTGACTGGATTGCGCTGCTGGAAGACAAAGCCGTGCCATGCGGCCCCATCAACACCATTGCCCAGGCCTTTGAAGACCCTCAGGTCAAGGCACGCGGCATTCAGAAAAGTCTGCCGCGCAACGCCTGTGACGGCATTGGCCATATTGCCACCGTCGCCAACCCCATACGTCTGTCGGCCACGCCGGTGACTTACCGCAACGCCCCGCCCGCACTGGGCCAGCACACCGATGAGGT
This region of Comamonas thiooxydans genomic DNA includes:
- a CDS encoding LysR family transcriptional regulator, coding for MSTEPGLLPEMLVFAKVVELRSFAAAARQLDLTTSAVSRSVGRLEAHWGVQLLHRTTRSLSLTELGAEVYAACSQLAQTASDIHAIAGHYSGVPRGTVRLTAPTIFGEIWLSAQLPALRRQWPELEVAVSLSDQMQDLAQQGLDLAIRLTRPEQLPPHMVARELRQVRYIAVASPAYLRGLIKPPEHPQELGPEHGVACITLGYGDFQSRLQWVHSQDRSPAPAVTEVAVHSPLSMDSSTGIINLALQHQGIGLVADFAAQAVLSSGALVQVLPDWQLTGNYAPRTAYALYMPSRHLPLKVRALIDHLVEAGKH
- the tenA gene encoding thiaminase II, with the translated sequence MSFSQSLWNANQALFQSTLELPFNQELAAGTLSRERFCHYMIQDAHYLVAYGRALAVTAAKSDNAEGVVQFANAANEAVVVERALHGGFMRDFGITPEQFAATPLTPACHHYTSYLLATAWSTAYPVAVAALLPCFWIYAEVGRDIHARSAKDNPYQAWVDTYASEEFHAAVRGVCATVDRLAEEATEATRAAMHAAYKDAARLEWMFWDSAYRRGDWQGPLR
- a CDS encoding aromatic ring-hydroxylating dioxygenase subunit alpha — its product is MNTHFANELHRRATHAMHTGLADADTQGGQVAVSQYTSDEQTTQELRLLRQFPQPVAGSSSIPAPGAWLSLSPFDVPLLLVRQSDGAVHAFLNVCRHRGARVVAEGSGTETRAFICPYHAWTYQPDGGLRGVPDSFGFPSLKKEKSGLKRLAAVERGGVIWVVLDPTSPIRDIGTHLGPLMENLESLDGLHSPVSYAQRSLEVNANWKLLIDGIFEAYHFKVAHRQTIAHMFMNNLQLVDEFDLHRRLYLIKSRFPKEQPEANGFDPRKYGNLTYYFFPNTMILVQPDHGQLSYLEPLSASRTRIHEITLIPTEPATDKAAAYWNANVDLYRRTLAEDYALAESIQAGLASGANDNLTFGSFEYSAPRFHTQLQQQLDSLQPSPQTHKPVKTATS
- a CDS encoding long-chain-fatty-acid--CoA ligase, translated to MSAQNLIDCLMQQAEQSPQTALFTAGLRTVSFAEMNRQTNQLANALKSLGVGPQDRVALLSKSQIDSALLIFACMKIGAVGMPINWRFSVDEVRFVLEDSDAHVLIIDTEFLDRIDARSTSSGLRIFTTDGADPEHQRLGSWLAAFSDQLPATTLEAHRAAIHIYSSGTTGQPKGVVLTHKSLLSACQVTTEAWGLEPHSVLGHVVPIFHIAGLLILLFPVYMGCRCVAFRDFKPASFLAALSNQSISHVLLVPAMINFLLAEPANTDLDFSRLKLIAYGGSPITEPVLQAAMQRFNCDFSQIYGLTEVAGVVTNLTPEDHRKAAGLLRSGGRPLPRTELRIVDPVTLTELEDGQVGEVWIRSDRNFHEYWQKPEATQEVYPEGRDALGGWFRSGDAGYLLNGYLFLSDRIKDMIISGAENIYPAELENTLMKHPAIADGAIIGVPDPVWGESVKACVVLRPGTTLSEDELINFMREQVAHFKCPKSVEFLTSLPRTESGKLLKRQLRAPYWAGQERAIN
- a CDS encoding TetR/AcrR family transcriptional regulator, whose amino-acid sequence is MPCKPLSRKELILDRAEQHFADHGFQGASLSAIARDCQIGNPGLLHHFPSKEVLYRTVLEAQAHELMQRMEQGVRSEDLLQQRLQAFILLQIEWMQARPSGFKLITRELLDNSERIEQAHTRPLETFLFQSVALIEEGQSAGLLRQDIAAVALLTIILGSLNYAQIVRPTFSRAFTEPILKSQSHWMQRIAADVLLLIRASGSALKKT
- a CDS encoding LysR family transcriptional regulator, giving the protein MRRVLPSTQALACFESAARHVSYTKAAQELSLTQSAVSRQIIALEEFVGVALFKRTRHGVLLTDAGLHYAKQVGRWLQGLERDTLDLMSHQGEGGPINLAAVPTFATRWLLPRLPQLAQQHPDITVHIDVQTRPFLFADTVFDAALYAGTPEQVARWPGVQAQWLMDEEVVPVCSPQLLATAQQRDPGRAWLPVGPEVIARLPLLQQSTRPQGWRQWFDAMHIDAPRALDGMRLELFSMLAVAASQGLGVALIPPMLIEQEIARGDLIVACPQPLRGNRAYYLVTPELAAEAQPSPALRVFSQWLQGRAQEIRGGKTA
- a CDS encoding acyl-CoA dehydrogenase gives rise to the protein MANGYQWDDCFQLDQQLTEDERMIRDAAREYCQDKLKPRVQAMFRNESVDVSIFREMGELGLLGPTIPTQYGGAGLNYVSYGLVAREIERVDSGYRSMASVQSSLVMVPINEFGTEAQKMKYLPKLASGEFIGCFGLTEPDHGSDPGSMATRAYKVDGGYRLKGNKMWITNSPVADVFVVWAKEVSEDGTVGQIRGFVLEKGMKGLSAPAIHGKVGLRASITGEIVMDDVFCPEENAFPEVRGLKGPFTCLNSARFGIAWGALGAAEDCWHTARQYTLDRKQFGRPLAANQLIQKKLADMQTEITLGLQAALRVGRMKDEHQNVIEITSLVKRNNCGKSLDIARMARDMLGGNGISDEFGVARHLVNLEVVNTYEGTHDVHALILGRAQTGIAAFAN
- a CDS encoding CaiB/BaiF CoA-transferase family protein, with amino-acid sequence MNASSTTPMGALAGIKVLDLSRVLAGPWATQMLADLGADVVKVERPVAGDDTRHWGPPFLRDDAGNDTREASYFTACNRNKRSLTVDMAHPEGRALLQRMAQEADVVVENFKTGGLAQYGLDYDSLKALNPRLVYCSITGFGQDGPYAERAGYDLMVQAMCGLMSITGHADGEPGGGPLKVGVAVIDVFTGLYASNAILAALNARDNARNGTGQGQYIDMALLDVGMAVLANQAAGFLATGQAPGRAGNTHPSLAPYQDFPTLDGNVLLAIGNDGQFARFCAAIGQDGWALDARFATNTARVQNRAALLELMKPQMLERSTADWIALLEDKAVPCGPINTIAQAFEDPQVKARGIQKSLPRNACDGIGHIATVANPIRLSATPVTYRNAPPALGQHTDEVLREIGLDDNAIAALHEQGVV